A window of the Streptomyces sp. NBC_01351 genome harbors these coding sequences:
- a CDS encoding FAD-dependent oxidoreductase, which produces MLSRRSLIRAGAGIGAAAALTAGSGGRTPARAAGAAPWKSLQSGLSGRLVLPSDPTYATAKQLQLAQFDAIHPQAIAYCTSEADVAACVRFAQDHALAPAVRSGGHSQAGYSTTPGLVIDVSRLNAVRPGDTVHLGPGSQGVDVLDALSPHGIQVASGTCPTVAVGGWLQGGGLGFASRKFGMGSDRLVSARVVLANGRTVRASQDEHPDLYWALRGGGGGNFGVVTDFEVRPVQIPSLTTYNLTFTWADAVQVILAWQDWIATAPRELSSELMFLLSTDAPAGTEPYVVLTGAYAGPQAACDRALDRLVAAVGRPSATRQVAELPYQQAMMNVFGCGTKTVTECHRIGYSPDAQLPRDNYSTGRNLFFSRAWTRTAAEAALGAFADDIRPGQFRFMGLFAYAGKINDVAPTATAFVHRDALFNAGYSVGLTRPDLGQDEKDRGQAWVDNGFTTLDPYSTHRSYQNYMDPALTNWRQAYYGQNYSRLRSVKRAYDPHRFFRFAQGID; this is translated from the coding sequence GTGCTCAGCAGGCGTTCGCTCATCCGCGCCGGGGCCGGCATCGGTGCCGCCGCCGCACTGACCGCCGGCAGCGGTGGGCGCACGCCCGCACGGGCCGCCGGCGCCGCCCCCTGGAAGTCCCTGCAGAGCGGACTGTCCGGCCGGCTCGTCCTGCCCTCCGACCCGACGTACGCCACCGCCAAGCAGCTCCAGCTGGCCCAGTTCGACGCGATCCACCCGCAGGCCATCGCCTACTGCACCAGCGAGGCCGACGTGGCCGCGTGCGTACGCTTCGCCCAGGACCACGCCCTCGCCCCCGCGGTGCGCAGCGGCGGGCACAGCCAGGCGGGCTACTCGACCACCCCGGGTCTGGTCATCGACGTCTCCCGGCTCAACGCCGTCCGCCCAGGAGACACCGTCCACCTGGGCCCCGGCAGCCAGGGCGTGGACGTCCTCGACGCGCTCTCGCCCCACGGCATCCAGGTGGCGTCCGGTACCTGCCCCACCGTCGCGGTGGGCGGCTGGCTCCAGGGAGGCGGACTCGGCTTCGCGTCCCGCAAGTTCGGCATGGGCTCCGACCGGCTGGTCTCGGCCCGGGTCGTCCTGGCCAACGGCCGTACCGTGCGCGCCTCGCAGGACGAGCACCCCGATCTGTACTGGGCCCTGCGCGGTGGCGGCGGCGGCAACTTCGGCGTCGTCACGGACTTCGAGGTGCGGCCGGTCCAGATCCCGTCCCTCACCACCTACAACCTCACCTTCACCTGGGCGGACGCCGTCCAGGTGATCCTGGCCTGGCAGGACTGGATCGCCACCGCGCCGCGGGAGCTCTCCTCGGAGCTGATGTTCCTGCTGTCCACCGACGCGCCCGCGGGCACCGAGCCGTACGTCGTCCTCACCGGCGCCTACGCCGGTCCGCAGGCCGCCTGCGACCGTGCCCTCGACCGGCTCGTGGCCGCCGTCGGCCGGCCCAGCGCCACCCGGCAGGTCGCGGAACTCCCGTATCAGCAGGCGATGATGAACGTCTTCGGCTGCGGCACCAAGACCGTCACCGAGTGCCACCGGATCGGCTACTCGCCCGACGCCCAGCTGCCCCGCGACAACTACTCGACCGGTCGCAACCTGTTCTTCTCCCGGGCATGGACCCGCACCGCGGCCGAGGCGGCCCTGGGAGCCTTCGCGGACGATATCCGCCCCGGCCAGTTCCGCTTCATGGGCCTTTTCGCCTACGCCGGGAAGATCAACGACGTCGCCCCGACCGCCACCGCCTTCGTCCACCGCGACGCGCTCTTCAACGCCGGCTACTCGGTGGGCCTCACCCGCCCGGACCTCGGCCAGGACGAGAAGGACCGCGGCCAGGCCTGGGTGGACAACGGCTTCACCACGCTGGACCCGTACTCGACGCACCGGTCGTACCAGAACTACATGGACCCGGCCCTGACGAACTGGCGCCAGGCCTACTACGGCCAGAACTACTCCCGGCTCCGCTCGGTCAAGCGCGCGTACGACCCGCACCGCTTCTTCCGCTTCGCCCAGGGCATCGACTGA
- a CDS encoding helix-turn-helix transcriptional regulator, protein MKSSRLLSILLLLQTRGRMTAAELARELEVSVRTVYRDAEALAAAGIPLYGDAGHSGGYQLLAGYRTRLTGLSSGEAEALFLTGMPGPAAELGLGRALSAAQLKLRAALPPELRAQADRMRLRFHLDAPGWYAEHEETPYLAQVADSVWRGRVVEVRYRRWKEPREVDRRLAPYGLVLKAGRWYLVAGPADAADAAGPANAADTAGPADTAGPTAAAGQAAAAGPAGPRTYRVDQILRVAETEEVAELPEGFDLADHWRRAQADFHERLHPEEAVVRLSARAADRLAGAQARALAATGEPDPELPGWTRAVLPIESPSHAEAQFLALAADAEVLGPPALRARIKASLAATAARYA, encoded by the coding sequence GTGAAGTCCAGCCGCCTGCTCTCGATCCTGCTGCTGCTCCAGACCCGCGGGCGGATGACCGCCGCCGAGCTCGCGCGGGAGCTGGAGGTGTCCGTCCGTACCGTCTACCGCGACGCGGAGGCGCTGGCCGCCGCGGGGATCCCGCTCTACGGGGACGCCGGGCACAGCGGCGGCTACCAGCTGCTCGCCGGGTACCGCACCCGGCTCACCGGGCTCAGTTCGGGCGAGGCGGAGGCCCTGTTCCTGACCGGAATGCCCGGCCCCGCGGCCGAACTGGGCCTCGGGCGGGCCCTGTCGGCGGCCCAGCTCAAGCTCCGCGCGGCTCTGCCGCCCGAACTGCGCGCCCAGGCCGACCGGATGCGGCTGCGCTTCCACCTGGACGCACCGGGCTGGTACGCGGAGCACGAGGAGACCCCGTACCTCGCGCAGGTGGCCGACTCGGTGTGGCGGGGCCGGGTGGTCGAGGTGCGCTACCGGCGCTGGAAGGAACCGCGGGAGGTGGACCGCCGCCTCGCGCCCTACGGGCTGGTCCTCAAGGCGGGCCGCTGGTACCTGGTGGCGGGCCCGGCCGACGCGGCCGACGCGGCGGGCCCGGCCAATGCAGCGGACACGGCGGGCCCGGCCGACACGGCGGGCCCGACGGCCGCGGCCGGCCAGGCGGCCGCGGCGGGGCCGGCCGGGCCCCGTACCTACCGCGTGGACCAGATCCTGCGGGTCGCCGAGACCGAGGAGGTGGCGGAGCTGCCGGAGGGCTTCGACCTGGCGGACCACTGGCGCCGTGCCCAGGCCGACTTCCACGAACGGCTCCACCCGGAGGAGGCCGTCGTACGCCTTTCCGCGCGCGCGGCCGACCGGCTGGCGGGCGCCCAGGCCCGGGCGCTGGCCGCCACCGGCGAGCCGGACCCCGAACTGCCGGGCTGGACCCGGGCGGTGCTCCCGATCGAGTCGCCGTCGCACGCGGAGGCCCAGTTCCTGGCCCTGGCGGCCGACGCCGAGGTCCTGGGGCCTCCCGCGCTGCGGGCCCGCATCAAGGCCTCCCTCGCGGCGACGGCGGCCCGGTACGCCTGA
- a CDS encoding RNA-guided endonuclease InsQ/TnpB family protein, which yields MVKRQFGHRARLSLSPVGVRTADDQAHAARTMWNLLHAWWRMMPKEERTLGHADAAIRQAREDIDFLAVLPAQAAQAVLKTYFQAWKNCWEGRADAPNFKGRFRTVMSVDIPQGRDLNITRVHRRWGMVNIPKVGRVRFRWTKDLPVGKNAGAENRITGARLIKDALGWHIAFRVQTVEDKPEPHQGPDIGIDVGVTVPIALSDGKTYEHGEWLTDREKAKLLHLEQRAAQRKHHRKPGERTSRRLHRTYDQIAGLRAKAKRRALDWQHQTTTAIARTYGTIVVEALTITNMVKSAKGTITEPGKNVAQKSGLNRSIHGEAWGRTITMLTYKTAQHGGTLHKVPAPGTSRHCSVCGRTTPGNRESQTVFVCKNPDCGWSGDADHNAALNVLHLYRMGLALIPAAGRAVVRRAERVKPATAR from the coding sequence CTGGTCAAGCGGCAGTTCGGGCATCGCGCCCGGCTTTCGCTATCTCCTGTCGGGGTTCGCACGGCGGATGATCAAGCACACGCGGCCCGCACGATGTGGAATCTTCTCCACGCGTGGTGGCGGATGATGCCGAAGGAAGAGCGGACGCTCGGACACGCGGACGCCGCCATTCGCCAGGCCCGCGAGGACATCGACTTTCTCGCCGTCCTGCCCGCGCAGGCCGCGCAGGCGGTACTCAAGACGTACTTCCAGGCGTGGAAGAACTGCTGGGAGGGCCGCGCCGACGCCCCGAACTTCAAGGGCCGGTTCCGCACGGTGATGTCCGTGGACATCCCACAGGGCCGCGACCTGAACATCACCCGCGTGCACCGCCGCTGGGGCATGGTCAACATTCCCAAGGTGGGCCGGGTCCGCTTCCGGTGGACCAAAGACCTACCGGTCGGCAAGAACGCAGGCGCGGAGAACCGGATCACCGGGGCCCGGCTGATCAAGGACGCGCTCGGCTGGCACATCGCCTTCCGCGTCCAGACCGTTGAAGACAAGCCCGAGCCCCACCAGGGACCGGACATCGGCATCGACGTGGGCGTCACCGTGCCCATCGCCCTCTCGGACGGCAAAACGTACGAGCACGGCGAATGGCTGACCGATCGAGAGAAGGCCAAGCTCCTACACCTGGAGCAGCGCGCCGCGCAGCGTAAGCACCACCGCAAGCCCGGCGAGCGCACCAGCCGCCGGCTGCACCGCACCTACGACCAGATCGCAGGACTCCGCGCGAAAGCCAAGCGCCGAGCACTCGACTGGCAGCACCAGACGACCACCGCCATCGCCCGCACCTACGGCACCATCGTGGTCGAAGCACTCACCATCACGAACATGGTCAAATCCGCCAAGGGAACCATCACGGAGCCGGGGAAGAACGTCGCCCAGAAATCCGGGCTCAACCGCTCCATCCACGGGGAGGCATGGGGCCGCACCATCACCATGCTGACGTACAAGACCGCCCAGCACGGCGGCACCCTGCACAAGGTCCCCGCCCCCGGCACCTCCCGGCACTGCTCCGTCTGCGGCCGCACCACGCCCGGCAACCGGGAGAGTCAGACCGTGTTCGTGTGCAAGAACCCGGACTGCGGATGGTCGGGCGACGCCGACCACAACGCAGCCCTGAATGTCTTGCACCTGTACCGGATGGGCCTCGCGCTCATCCCGGCTGCCGGAAGGGCAGTCGTCAGGCGCGCCGAGCGCGTCAAACCCGCTACCGCAAGGTAA